The Zingiber officinale cultivar Zhangliang chromosome 9A, Zo_v1.1, whole genome shotgun sequence genome window below encodes:
- the LOC122021689 gene encoding AT-hook motif nuclear-localized protein 17-like → MFFDNFLEKKMMQSSKQGEEVMLRVHFQQLQHGNQYYERPAEYSVCEDSSRFTRGEIRKHYKLEGEQDGAGEKRILAAGDGATIEVAKRRRGRPPGSKNKPKPADFAEDTAQPPSAAASSGMGCHVLEIPSGGDVVDSLERFARQRGLGVCVLGASGAVSNVALLQPPDATVAFRGRFEILSMSATVLPPAMAALGSTRTTVSVSMAAPGGHVMGGTVAGPLTAAGTVVVVTAGFANPTFHQLPAEDDVSVSVSVSGGSDETEENKHQSKHRMPIYSGHVSPDVVWPTASRPPLPPPY, encoded by the coding sequence ATGTTCTTCGAcaatttcttggagaagaagatgatgcagaGCAGCAAGCAGGGCGAGGAGGTCATGCTGCGGGTTCACTTCCAGCAGCTGCAGCATGGTAATCAGTACTACGAGAGACCGGCGGAGTATTCCGTCTGCGAGGACAGCTCGCGCTTCACCAGGGGAGAGATTAGGAAGCATTACAAGCTGGAAGGAGAGCAGGACGGGGCGGGGGAGAAAAGGATACTGGCTGCAGGGGACGGGGCGACGATCGAGGTGGCCAAGCGCCGGCGCGGACGCCCTCCGGGATCCAAGAATAAGCCCAAACCGGCTGATTTTGCGGAGGATACGGCGCAGCCGCCTTCGGCGGCGGCGTCGTCCGGCATGGGGTGCCACGTGCTCGAGATCCCTAGCGGCGGGGACGTGGTTGACTCGCTGGAGCGCTTCGCGCGCCAGCGAGGCCTCGGGGTATGCGTGCTAGGAGCCTCCGGCGCCGTCTCGAACGTGGCGCTACTGCAGCCGCCGGATGCTACGGTGGCGTTCCGCGGCCGGTTCGAGATCCTGTCGATGTCCGCGACGGTCCTGCCACCGGCGATGGCGGCGCTGGGATCCACCAGGACGACGGTGTCGGTGTCCATGGCAGCACCAGGGGGGCATGTGATGGGCGGGACGGTGGCCGGGCCTCTGACTGCGGCGGGGACGGTGGTGGTCGTCACGGCGGGGTTCGCGAACCCGACATTCCACCAGCTGCCGGCGGAGGACGACGTCTCCGTGTCCGTCTCCGTTTCCGGAGGGAGCGATGAAACGGAGGAGAACAAGCATCAAAGCAAACACCGGATGCCCATCTACAGCGGTCACGTGTCGCCGGACGTCGTTTGGCCGACTGCCTCCCGGCCGCCGCTGCCTCCGCCTTACTGA